In a single window of the Papaver somniferum cultivar HN1 chromosome 8, ASM357369v1, whole genome shotgun sequence genome:
- the LOC113304039 gene encoding uncharacterized protein LOC113304039 isoform X1: MLERALSMRGRTTQTTEEEGIGGGGVGGNEEERDDDESKTRKISLAMRITNLITYKFGVFWPCSFIIFSFLLLVSSLIFRSRNSVCVSTLDSRSLIGIDGLDSDFGTLGVPWCRSKSGRTVEWTTKDLLKGLEEFVPIYETRPIKNNQYGMGFDHSFGLWFMTRWLKPDLMMESGAFKGHSTWVLRQAMPDTPILSLTPRHPEKYLKKGPAYVDGNCTYFAGKDFVDFGNVDWKSVMKKHGVTDLSRVLIFFDDHQNELKRLKQALKAGFKHLIFEDNYDTGTGDHYSLRQICDQSYIRGGGHSCFQDSDEARIREKRKKFWEKAVDVDELCGPGEAWWGVRGHMRGDFNHTNKAISYKEHFQNSRFVESVLDVYWELPPVAGPSLTHQTRYDPARSVGPVVEDGRFGLFQRLGLSRFDSSVFNGYTQMVYVQISQSSH; the protein is encoded by the exons ATGTTAGAAAGAGCATTATCAATGAGAGGAAGAACAACACAAACAACTGAAGAAGAAGGAATCGGAGGTGGTGGAGTAGgaggaaatgaagaagaaagagatgatgATGAATCAAAAACAAGAAAGATTTCATTAGCAATGAGAATAACAAATCTAATTACATACAAATTTGGTGTATTTTGGCCATGttctttcattattttctcttttcttcttcttgtttcttctCTTATTTTTCGTTCGAGGAATTCTGTTTGTGTTTCGACTCTGGATTCAAGAAGTTTGATTGGGATTGATGGGTTGGATTCAGATTTTGGTACTCTTGGTGTTCCTTGGT GCAGATCGAAATCGGGACGAACGGTGGAATGGACAACGAAGGATTTATTAAAGGGATTGGAAGAGTTTGTGCCGATCTATGAGACACGACCAATCAAGAATAATCAGTATGGGATGGGTTTTGATCATAGTTTTGGACTTTGGTTTATGACTAGGTGGTTAAAACCTGATCTGATGATGGAGAGTGGTGCTTTCAAAGGGCATTCAACATGGGTTCTTCGTCAAGCAATGCCAGACACACCGATACTGTCACTTACACCTAGACACCCTGAGAAGTATCTTAAGAAGGGGCCTGCTTATGTTGATGGCAACTGTACTTATTTTGCTGGGAAGGATTTTGTGGATTTTGGAAATGTTGATTGGAAGAGTGTGATGAAGAAACATGGTGTTACTGACTTAAGTCGGGTTCTTATTTTCTTCGATGATCATCAAAATGAACTTAAAAG ATTGAAGCAGGCACTGAAAGCTGGGTTCAAGCATTTGATCTTTGAGGATAATTACGATACTGGTACTGGTGATCATTATTCTTTGAGGCAAATATGTGACCAATCCTATATTAGAG GTGGTGGACATAGCTGTTTTCAAGATAGTGATGAAGCTAGAATAAGGGAGAAAAGGAAGAAGTTCTGGGAGAAGGCAGTTGATGTAGATGAACTTTGTGGGCCTGGTGAAGCATGGTGGGGTGTCAGAGGGCATATGCGAGGTGATTTCAACCACACCAACAAGGCAATATCGTATAAGGAGCATTTTCAAAACAGCAGGTTTGTTGAATCAGTTCTAGATGTATATTGGGAGCTGCCTCCAGTTGCTGGTCCATCACTGACACATCAGACACGATATGATCCTGCACGTTCAGTTGGTCCAGTTGTGGAGGATGGAAGGTTTGGCTTATTTCAAAGGTTAGGGTTAAGCAGATTTGACTCTTCTGTATTCAATGGATACACTCAGATGGTATATGTTCAGATTTCGCAATCTAGTCATTAG
- the LOC113304039 gene encoding uncharacterized protein LOC113304039 isoform X2, giving the protein MGFDHSFGLWFMTRWLKPDLMMESGAFKGHSTWVLRQAMPDTPILSLTPRHPEKYLKKGPAYVDGNCTYFAGKDFVDFGNVDWKSVMKKHGVTDLSRVLIFFDDHQNELKRLKQALKAGFKHLIFEDNYDTGTGDHYSLRQICDQSYIRGGGHSCFQDSDEARIREKRKKFWEKAVDVDELCGPGEAWWGVRGHMRGDFNHTNKAISYKEHFQNSRFVESVLDVYWELPPVAGPSLTHQTRYDPARSVGPVVEDGRFGLFQRLGLSRFDSSVFNGYTQMVYVQISQSSH; this is encoded by the exons ATGGGTTTTGATCATAGTTTTGGACTTTGGTTTATGACTAGGTGGTTAAAACCTGATCTGATGATGGAGAGTGGTGCTTTCAAAGGGCATTCAACATGGGTTCTTCGTCAAGCAATGCCAGACACACCGATACTGTCACTTACACCTAGACACCCTGAGAAGTATCTTAAGAAGGGGCCTGCTTATGTTGATGGCAACTGTACTTATTTTGCTGGGAAGGATTTTGTGGATTTTGGAAATGTTGATTGGAAGAGTGTGATGAAGAAACATGGTGTTACTGACTTAAGTCGGGTTCTTATTTTCTTCGATGATCATCAAAATGAACTTAAAAG ATTGAAGCAGGCACTGAAAGCTGGGTTCAAGCATTTGATCTTTGAGGATAATTACGATACTGGTACTGGTGATCATTATTCTTTGAGGCAAATATGTGACCAATCCTATATTAGAG GTGGTGGACATAGCTGTTTTCAAGATAGTGATGAAGCTAGAATAAGGGAGAAAAGGAAGAAGTTCTGGGAGAAGGCAGTTGATGTAGATGAACTTTGTGGGCCTGGTGAAGCATGGTGGGGTGTCAGAGGGCATATGCGAGGTGATTTCAACCACACCAACAAGGCAATATCGTATAAGGAGCATTTTCAAAACAGCAGGTTTGTTGAATCAGTTCTAGATGTATATTGGGAGCTGCCTCCAGTTGCTGGTCCATCACTGACACATCAGACACGATATGATCCTGCACGTTCAGTTGGTCCAGTTGTGGAGGATGGAAGGTTTGGCTTATTTCAAAGGTTAGGGTTAAGCAGATTTGACTCTTCTGTATTCAATGGATACACTCAGATGGTATATGTTCAGATTTCGCAATCTAGTCATTAG